The DNA window AGCGTCTCGACGGCTTCAAGAAGGCGGTTGCGGACAGCGGCGAGAAGGTGACGTTTCTGGATACGGTCGACGGCCAGAACGTTCAGGATGTCGCCCTTAGCGCCGCCGAAAACCTGATGACGGCCAATCCCGATATGACGACGCTTTATGCGACCGGCGAGCCAGCGCTTCTGGGCGCGGTTTCGGCCGTCACAAGCCAGGGCCGCACTGGTGACGTCAAGGTGTTCGGTTGGGATCTGACCAAGCAGGCGATCGAGGGTATCGACCAGGGCTGGGTCACTGCTGTCATCCAGCAGGATCCGGCTGGCGAGGGCAAGGCTGCTGTTGAAGCGCTTGACAAGGTCAAAAAGGGTGGAACGATCGACAAGATCATCAATGTTCCGGTCACCATTGTCACCAAGGACAACGTCGACAAGTTCCGGGACATGTTCAAGTAGGCGGCGGCTCGAATACGCAAACCGCCGCCACGAATTGCCGCGGTTTGCGTGACATCCGCGCAGCAGAAACTCTTGTCAGGTGGAAACGCCATGAACGATGAAACCTACCGCGTCAGAATGACCGGTATCTCCAAACGTTATCAGACGATCCAAACGCTCGACGATGTCTCGCTGACCTTGAAGCCTGGCGAAGTTCTCGGCCTCGTTGGTGACAACGGCGCCGGCAAATCGACCTTGAGCAAGGTCCTATCTGGTGCGGTCATCCCCGATTCCGGATCCATCGAAATAGATGGAGAGACCGTCGTTTTCGCATCTCCGGCCGATTCACGCGCAGCGCGCATCGAAATGGTCTACCAGGACCTGTCCCTCTGCGACAGTGTCGATGTGGCTGGCAACATTTTTCTCGGCAGGGAGCCCCGGCGCCGCCTGCTCGGATTTCCGTTTCTCGACAACAAGAAGATGCATGACGAAGCGCGCGATATGCTCGAGCGGCTCGGCATCGTCATTGCCGATACGCGGTTGAAGGTGGAAAATCTGTCCGGCGGGCAGCGTCAGTCGATTGCAATTGGGAGAGCAGCCTCGTTCAACCCTTCGGTCCTGATCATGGATGAGCCGACAGCAGCTCTGGCGGTTGCCGAAGTCGAGGCCGTGCTCGAGCTCATCAAGGCCGTCAGTGCCCGCGGCGTCAGCGTCATTCTCATTACCCATCGGCTCCAGGATCTTTTCCTCGTCTGCGATCGCATTCAGGTCATGTATGAAGGACGCAACGTCGCCGAGCGCAGGATCGAAGATACGAGCATCGAGGAAGTCGTCAATCTTATCGTCGGACGCAAATTCGAGGCCCGGTCGGCCGGTCATCGCAAAGACCAGGGAGCGCAGGCATGACAACATCGTCTTCCACAGCCCATGTGCCAGCCGCAGCAACGTCGCGTGCGCGCGTTCATAAGAGCAGATGGCGCGACAAAGTTATGAGCAATGGCAGCATCGTGTCGATTGCGTTGTTTTTCTTTGTCGTCTGTGTCTTCTTTTCCGTGTTCACCAGCGCCTTCCTGACGGCCCCCAACCTCTTGAATATCATTCGCCAGTCCGCCCCCTTGCTCATCGTCGCCGCGTCGATGACCTTCGTCATCACCACAGGGGGGATAGACCTTTCCGTGGGATCCGTGCTTGCTTTGACCGCCACCCTTTCGGCTGCATCGCTGCAGGCGGGAATTGCCTGGCCGCTTGTGGTCGTGCTTATGCTGATCCTCGGGGGTGCCGTCGGGGCTTTGCAGGGTTTCTTCATTGCTTATGAGCGCATCCCTGCTTTTATTGTCACGCTTGCCGGACTTTCGGTCGTACGTGGTCTGGCCTTGCTGATCACCGCCGGTTATTCCATTCCCGTAGAAGCGGAAAGTCCTTTCACGGCAATTGGCAGGGCCTGGTTTCTCGGCGTACCCGTGCCGGCACTGATTGCGCTGCTTGCCCTGGTTCTTGCTTATATCACCTTCAATCAAACGCCTTTCGGTCGCTATGTGACCGGTATTGGTGCCAATGCCGAAGCGGTGCGCCGCGCAGGCGTCAATACCCGCTTCGTCACCCTCTGCGTCTATGTGCTGTCCGGTACGGCCGCCGCCATCGCGGGTATCATTCTCGCCGCCCGGCTCGGCTCCGGATCCTCCAATGCCGGGCAGGGTTTCGAACTCGACGTGATCGCCGCGGTGGTTCTCGGCGGCACCAGCCTGTTCGGAGGCCGTGGCACGATCTTGGGCACTATTCTTGGCGCGCTGACCGTCGCGGTGATCGCCAACGGCCTGATCCTTGCGCATATGTCACCATTCCTCACACCGATCGTCACCGGCGCCATCATTCTCATCGCGATCTGGCTGAATTTCCGGATCTTCAAGGGTGCCGTCAGGAGCCGATGAGCCATGGACGATCTGTTTGAAACACAGCCCAGTGAACGGGCAGCAATCGGTGTCGCATCCGGCACTACCATGACGGTTCTAGGCCCCGTCCCAGTCGACGAGCTCGGCATCACGCTCATGCACGAGCATATCCTGCTCGACGGGGCGCGGACTTGGAAATGTCCCTGTCATCCCGAGGAGAGGCTGATTGCCGAACAGAAGGTCAATATCGAGATCGTCGGCGAATTGCGGATGAATCCCTACATGAACCGCGATAATGTCTCGCTGGACGATAGCGATCTGGCGCTTACCGAACTGAAGAAATTCCAGGCGCTCGGCGGCCATACGGTCATCGAGGCGACCAATATCGGCATCGGGCGTGATCCGAAGAAACTGTCGCGCATCTCGCGCATGTCCGGCATGAAGATCATCATGGGGACGGGGTTTTATCTGCAGCATACCCACCCCGACTGGTTGAAGGACATGGACCTCGATGCCGTCACCGAGTTCATCGTCAATGATGTCGGCGGAAGCGCCGTTCAACCTGAGATCATGGCCGGCATCATCGGCGAAGTCGGTGTCAGCAAGGATTTCACGTCCGAGGAGTTGAAATCGCTTCGCGCCTCGGCGCGTGCTTCTCGCATCACCGGCCTGCCGCTTTCGATCCATCTTCCCGGCTGGGAGCGGCTCGCTCATAAGGTGCTCGACGTCGTGGAAGAGGAGGGGGCCGATCTTCGGCACACTATTCTGTGCCATATGAACCCAAGCCATAACGACCTCGCCTATCAGAAAAGCCTGGCTGAGCGCGGTGCGTTTCTCGAGTACGACATGATCGGCATGGACTATTACTATGCCGATCAGGATGCGCAATCCCCATCCGATGAGGAAAATGCGCGTGCCATCAGGTCGCTCATCGATATGGGTTTTGTCGACCGGCTACTGTTGTCGCAGGACGTCTTCCTGAAAATCATGCTGACGCGCTATGGCGGTTTTGGCTACGGCTACATCCTCAAGCATTTCGTGCCGCGGCTGAGGCGCCATGGCGTGGAGCAGGCAGCGATCGATCAAATGCTGACCGACAATCCGAAATCCGTTTTTTCCGCCGCCTGACCGGCTAAGAAATCCGTATCGCAAGGAGCATACATGTCCAAGAAGAAGATCCTTCTCGCTGGAGAATCCTGGGTATCGACGGCAACCCACATCAAGGGTTTCGATCAGTTTCCGACTGTGACCTATCACACCGGTGCCGACGAACTGCTGGCCGCGCTGAAGAACAGCGACTTCGACGTCACCTTCATGCCGGCGCACGAGGCGCAGCGCGATTTCCCGCAGACTATCGAGGCTCTGTCCGCTTATGATGCGGTTGTGCTCTCGGACATCGGCGCGAACACGCTTCTCCTGCACCCCGATACCTGGATCCATTCAAAGACGACGCCGAACCGCCTACGCCTGCTACGCGACTATGTCCGGAACGGCGGCGGCCTGCTGATGTTCGGCGGCTACTACAGCTTCCAGGGCATCAATGGCGGTGCGCGCTACCGCAAGACGCCGGTCGAAGAAGTCCTGCCCGTGGAATGCCTTTCCGTCGACGATCGGGTCGAGGTGCCGGAAGGGTTCGCACCCATTGTCACTGGCGACGAGAGCCATCCGATCCTGGCCGGGCTCGGCAAGGACTGGCCGGTTCTTCTCGGTTTCAACGAAGTCGTCGTCAAAGACGACGCGGAGGTCCTGGCAACAGTTTCCTCCGATTACGGCTCCCTGCCGTTGCTTGTCACAGGGCGGTACGGCAAGGGCCGCACCGTTGCCTGGACATCGGATGTCGGGCCGCATTGGCTGCCACCCGGCTTCATTGCCTGGAGCGGCTACAAGACGCTGTTTGAACAAATGCTTGCCTTCGCCACCTCCAAGGATTGAGCCATGCCAGTCCGTGTCGTCGGCAACGTCTGTATCGATACCACGTTTCGGGTTGATCGCTTTCCGCAGCCGGGCGAGACTCTCAATGCGAGAGGTCATGCAGACGGTGTCGGCGGCAAGGGCGCCAACCAGGCCGTTGCCGCAGCAAGGACCGGCGCCGACGTCCGGTTTTTTGCGGCCGTCGGAACTGATCTTGCCGCCGCCTTCATCCGCGAGCAGTTGAAGGGCGAGTTCGACCTGCGCCACCTGTCGGAAAAACCTTTGCCGAGCGATCGGTCGACGATCGTCGTCAATCGGGACGGGGAAAACCTGATCATCAGCGGCATCGATTGCGCCGCCGATTTCGATCCTTTGCGAGAGACTGGTCTTTTGACTGTACTCGCTCACGGCGACATCCTGGTCATGCAAGGCAACCTCAGATCAACCGTCACAGATGCGTGCCTTCGCGCTGCGAAGGCCGCAGGTGCGACCACCATTCTCAATCCGAGCCCTCTGTCGGGTGAGGCGGTGGATCTCGCAGCGGTTGACATCGTGATCGTCAATCAAGGCGAGGCATTCGAGATCACCGGCGATCCCGATCCTGAACGTGCCGCACGAGATCTTGTTCGCCGAGGTGCAAAGGCTGCGATCGTCACGCTTGGTGCTGCGGGATGTCTGCTGCTGGAAGACGGTGCCGTCGATCAGATACCTGCGGTCAAAGTGGTGGTGGTCGATACCAGCGGTGCCGGCGACGTTTTTTGCGGGTGTCTCGCCGGATATTTAACGAAGGGGTGGACGCTTGCGCAATCGGCGCGGGCGGCGGTCGCTGCTGCGGCTCTAGCGGTCGGCCGCCCCGGAACCTTGGAAGCCTGCCCGAGCCGGGCGGAGCTCACGAAAATCATGAACACAGTGGAGGCGGAAAGCCTATGACACCCTCTCAAAAACCTGTCGGCCAAGCGTCCAACGATGCGCTTCTTTCACTCTTCGGCAGGACGAAGGTCGTGATCGGCGTCGTCCATCTGGCACCGCTTCCCGGTGCGCCGCGCTATAACGGCGAGGCGGTCGAAGCGATCTACCAACGTGGTCTTGATGACGCCAGGGCCTATCTGCATGGCGGCTGCGACAGCGTCATTGTCGAAAACCACGGCGATATCCCTTTCTCGAAGCCGGATGATATCGGGCCTGAGACCGCAGCCTATATGTCGGTCGTGTCTGATCGCATTCGCCGCGAGCTTGGCCGCCCGATTGGCATCAACGTTCTGGCCAATGCCGCCATTCCGGCTCTGTCGATCGCGAGTGCTTCCGGCGCAGGCTTCGTGCGCGTCAATCAATGGGCTAATGCCTATGTCGCCAACGAGGGCTTCGTCGAAGGTGAAGCGGCACGCGCGATGCGCTTTCGCGCCAAATTGCGGGCGAACGGTATCCGGATTTTCGCCGACGCCCATGTCAAACACGGAGCGCATGCGATCGTCGCCGACAGACCGGTCGAGGAGCAGGTGAAGGATTTGGTCTTCTTCGATGCCGATGCTGTTATTGCGACCGGCCAGCGCACAGGTCATGCCGCTGATCTCAGTTATATCGGGATGATCAAGGAAGCGGCAGGCTTGCCGACGCTCGTCGGAAGCGGTGTCACACCGGAGAATGCCAATGACATTCTCGATATTGTCGACGGGGTCATCGTTGCAAGCTCGCTCAAGCATGACGGCGTCTGGTGGAATGCCGTCGATCCAAAGAGAGTCGAGAGCTTTATCGCCGGCTTGCGCCGATGAGGCTGACGCCAGAGATCAATGGCGAGCGCTTGCTTCGCCGCTTGAGCGATTTTGCCGAAATCGGCGGGACAAGTGTCGGTGGGGTCAACCGGCAGGCCTTGAGCAAGGAAGACTGCGCAGCACGGCATCTTCTCGCAGATCTTGCCACGGCACGCGGCTTCAAGGTCTTTCAGGATCCGATCGCCAATCTGTTTCTCCGTCGGGAGGGCCGCAATCCGGCGCAGCCGCCGATGCTGGTCGGCAGCCATCTCGACAGCCAGCCGACCGGTGGTCGCTTCGACGGCGCGCTTGGCACGCTCGCCGCGTTCGAAGTGCTGGAGGCCCTGGAAGACGCGGGTTATGACACGGAAGCTGCGATCGAAGTCGTTGCCTGGACGAATGAAGAAGGAAGCCGCTTCGCGCCCGGCGTTATGGGATCGATGGCCTTTGTTGGCGCCGCGCATCCGCACGATTTTCAGTCTTTGACTGCAAGCGACGGAGCATACTTTACGGAGGAGCTTGGAGCAACGCTCGCAGCCTTACCCCTGGCAGAAATGCGCCCGCTCGGTACACCGATCTCGGCCTATCTGGAACTGCATATCGAGCAGGGACCCTCGCTTGAGCGCGAAGGGCTTGCCGCCGGAGTCGTCACAGCGGTTCAGGGCACACGATGGCTGACGGTCACGTTCCTCGGAAATGCCGGCCATGCCGGCACCACGTCGCTTGGCTACCGGCGTGATCCCATGGTGGCGGCGACTCTGGCGTTGAGCCGGCTGCAGGCGTCGATCATGCCGCAGGATGAGGATGCGAGGCTGACAGTCGGGCGGTTCTCCGCCCATCCGGGTTCGATCAATGCCATTCCGGACAAGGTGACCTTTACCGTCGATATCAGGCATCCGGACGCTGCGAGCGTAACGTCCATCGACGCGAAGGTTCGCGCTGCTTGCGAGGAGGCGGCACTGTCACAACGATGCAGCGTCGAGATCACGACATCCTTCGATATGCCGCCCGGCTCGTTTTCAAAGATTATGACGGATCGGATCGAAGCTGCGGCGCAGGCCCTCGGATTGTCTTACAAGCGGATGATCTCCGGCGCATTCCACGATGCCTTGTTCGTCGCCCGGGTTGCGCCCGCCGCCATGATTTTCGTCCCCTGCCGTGACGGTATTAGCCACAACGAGGCCGAATATGTCGAGCCGACAGATATCATTAACGGCGCCCGCCTGCTTCTGGAAGCGACGTTGAAAAGTGCGCGCTAGTGCAAGCGGTGCTTGTCAAATCCGAGGGCAAACTCATCGACGGAGATTGCCGATCGGCCCTTTGCGCCTCGCAGCTGTGCAGCTAAAATTCCAGGCCACCAGCTTGATACAAGCCGGCTGTTTCATATATGACTATCGGTAGTCATATGGAGAAGTGCCATGAAAGAAATTCAGCTCAAGGACGCGAAGGCGACGCTTTCCGCCGTGGTCGATCGGGCCGTGGCCGGCGAGCCGACTGTCATCACGCGGCATGGCCGCAAGGAAGCCGTGCTGGTTTCCTTCGAGGAGTGGGAGCGGGTTTCTAGAGTGCCGGACTTTGCCGATCTGCTGTTGGCCTTTCCCGGCGAGACGGGGGATATTCCTCAACGCTCACGCAAGCCCGCCCGTGCATTGCGTGAAAGCGGTCTCTGATCTTGTATCTTCTGGACACCAACATCGTGTCGGCCGATGCGCCGACCAAGCGCCATGTTGGCGCCGAGGCGTTCGCGGCTTGGATGCGGGCGCATGGCGATCGGCTCTATCTTTCGACGATCACCATCGCCGAAATAGAGGCTGGCATTGCCCGTGCCGTCAGGATCGAGGCGACCACCAAGGCGCAGAACTTGCGCCGCTGGCTTGACGCCGTGGAACATTTTTATGCCGGTCGCATCCTGCCATTCGGCGTTGAGGAGGCAAGACACGCTGGCCTGATCCTTGACCGGGCGCGTGGCCACGATCCCGGTTTCGAGGATATTGCCATCGCAGCCACCGCAGCCGCGCATGGTCTCACCGTTTTGACCGCCAATGAGCGCCATTTCGAGCCGCTTGGCGTATCGCTTGCCAATCCCCTGAAGCAGTTGCCCACTATGCAATAGCGGGAAGCGTCGACGACCCCAAGGGTTCGGTTAGGATCATGCCGAAGCTGGCGTCATCGGCGAACCGGCGGTTCCTCCCTCTTTTTCGCGAACTCGGCGAAGAATCGCAGTTGCTCTGCGGCCGCCGATATAGTGGCAAATGGGGTGGAGAAACGTCGGGAGGGTTGAAGCTCTTGCTCACTACATCGTAACTTCTTTTGCATTTCGTTGAGAAACGGTGGGGCTTTCCTTCTGCTTGAGGTGCGCGACCGGGAATCTGTTGTGCAAGAAAATCTCAAAATCGGTTAATCCTGAAGTCGTCAAGAAACACGTCTGTCCTGCCTGTGCTCATGACCTCCGCCATGACGTCTCCGACGCCCGGGCCTAATTGGAAGCCATGGCCGCAGAAGCCGAAAGCATGGAATAGACCTGGCGTCGTAGCAGACGGCCCGATCACCGGAAGACCGTCCCCGACATAGCCCTCACAACCGGACCAGGTGCGGATCACCGCGACGTCGGCAAGTATCGGCAGCAGCGGCAGCAAGGCCCGGAGTTGTCTGGGCAAGCGCGCCGGATCTGCCTTCGCATATCCCGTATCCAGCGACACGTCGGTCCGTTCCGCCCCACCGCCGAAGATGATGTTGCCGCGTTCGACCTGGCGCAGATAGCCGCCACCATGGTCATGCGCCCAGACGCCGACGACCGGCAGAATGCGGTGGGGAAGGGGTTCCGTTACGCCCATTTGCGGTCCTTTGGCAACAATCGGGACATTCTCGCCAAACTGTGCGGCGATGCGGGCACCCCAGGCTCCTGCCGTGTTAAGCAGTGCCTCTGCCGCGTAGTCGCCCTTGGACGTTTCGATCTTGAAGCCGAAAGCAGTTCTGGTGATGGCCGGGACATCAGCCTCTTCGACGATCTTCGCCCCGAGACGCCGGGCGGCGTCTGCGAAAGCAGGGGCTATCAGGCGGGGATTGCCGCTTCCGTCCTCCGGGGAAAAGGATGCCGCGATGGCTTCGGGGCCGAGGCCCGGAAAGCGACTGCGGATTTCCTTTGGCTCAAGCTCTTCCAAGTCGACACCCCAAGGCCTGGCGGCCTTCGCAAAGGAGCGCATTTCGTCGAGCCCCGCCTGGCTGAAAATCAATCTCAGGTGGCCGGTGGCGCGGAACTCCACGTCACGGTCCAGCATCTTCGAAGCCTCGCCCCACAGCGCCAGCGATCGGCGCGCAAGTGCGAGCTGGGGGATATAGCGGCCGCTCCGGCGGATGTTCCCAAAGGAGGCGACAGTCGCTCCGCTTCCGACCCGGTTGCGTTCGACGAGCGTCACGCGGACCCCGCGCCGGGCCAAAAAATATGTAGAGGCTGCTCCCATCAAGCCGCCGCCTAGAACGATCGCATCCATCAGGTTCCCCGCCATCCACTCAGAAAGGAGGCAGCCTGATCGATTTGACCGGAATGAGTCAAAGACGAGGTTTTACCTCCTCCATAAGTCCAGCCTATGGCCACGCCGCTCTGCGGGACATAAGTCCGCCTTATGGCTTCTGACTTTTTCAATCTTGGACCTTGCTGCTTCATTCGTGCCAACTTTCTCCGCATCAGTGAGAAAGGAACCGGAATGGCCAGCATGACAGCGTCCGCGACAAGCAACCTTGACCAGCAGGATTGGAAGATAGGTGTCGATATCGGCGGAACGTTCATCGATTTCTGTGCTTTAGAGACCCGGTCCGGCCGCGTCGCCTCGTTAAAAGTTCTGACGACTCCAGATGATCCAGGCGCCGAGTTGATGACAGGCCTGTCACTCCTCGGCGAGCGGGAAGGGCTCGACCCTGCCGGCATAAGCCGCTTCGTTCATGGGACGACAGTCGGCATCAATACCGTCATCCAGCGGCGCGGCGTATCGCTTGCGCTGCTGACCAACGCCGGCTTCGAAGACGTCATCGAATTGGCGCGATTGAGAATGCCCGATGTCTATTCGCTTTTCTGCGCCCGCCCTGACCAGCTCATTTCCAGAGACATGATCTTCGGAATTGCGGTGCGCTTGAGAGCCGACGGAAGTGAAGCACAGGCGCCGGACATGGAGAGTGTTGCCAAGGCCGCGGTCGCCGCCAAGGCAAAGGGTGCGTCCGGCATCATCGTGTCCTTCCTGCATTCATGGCGAAGCGACGCCCAGGAGGCCGCGGTCAAGGCCAAGATTGGAGAGGTCGCCCCGGATCTCTTCGTCTTCACCTCGTCGGAAGTATGGCCCGTTATCCGCGAGTACGAGCGCACAACAACTGCCATCTTGAACGGCTATGTCCATCCGCGCGTTTCCGGCTATCTGACTGCGCTCGAGGAGAAGCTCGCGTCGCGCGGCGTCGCCGCCCCAGCATTGCTGACCAAGTCGAACGGCGGCGTCATGAATGCCGCGGAAGGCAAGCGGTCTTGCGTGCAGATGCTGCTTTCGGGCACGGCGTCGGGCGTGATCGGCGCTGCCTGGCTTGCCCGGCGTGCGGGCGAGAAGCACATTCTGACCCTCGATATCGGCGGCACTTCGGCGGATTTCGCTCTTATCATCGACGGCGAGCCGCAGTTTGGCTCCGGCGAACTCATCGGCGAGTTTCCGCTACACATCCCGTCGGTATCGGTCAGCTCGATTGGCATCGGCGGAGGCTCGATTGCGAGTGTGGACGCCCAAGGCGTTCTGCGCGTCGGACCGGAATCGGCTGGCTCCACGCCCGGCCCGGCGTGCTACGGTCGGGGAGGCATGCAGGCGACGGTGACCGACGCCATGGCGGTCTGCGGATGGTTGGGACATAGCCAGATGGCCTATGGCCAGTTGCAGATCGACGTCGGGCTGGCCAGGGCGGCGGTGACACGACTTGCAGAGCTGATTGGCCGGACTGTCGAAGAGGCGGCGCAGGCGATCCTGGACATCGCCATCTCGGAAATGTTCGTGGAGGTCGAGAAATTGGCTTCGCGCGCCGGCGTCGATCTGCGGGAGTTCACGCTGATGCCGTTCGGCGGCGGTGGACCGATGCTTGGCGCGTTCCTCGCCCGCGAATTCCGGATGGCGAAGGTCATCGGCCCGCCGCGCCCGGGCGTTGTTTCGGCTCTTGGCGGTCTGGTCGCGGACCTGCGCGGCGATTTTATCCGCACCATCTTCACCCACTTGTCGGACCAAGCGGTGCTGCTATTGCGCGCTGCCTTAGAAGCGTTGTCAGATGAAGGACGCGGCTGGCTGAAGAAGCAGGGGAATAGCGGACCGGCTGCCCTGAATGCTTCAGCCGACATGCGCTACGTTGGGCAGAGCTTCGAGATAGAGGTGCCGATTGAAGTGGCTTGGATTGCCAATGGCGATCTGGGCGCCATGGAGCACGCCTTTCATGTCTTTCACCAGAGGATCTACGATTTCCACGATCCCGACGGCGAGATCGAAATTGTCAACTTGCGCCTGTCGGCCATTGGAGCGGGACCGACCCTGGAGTTTCCGACGGCAGCGCCGGACTTGCAGACGGCGATCGCCCCTGAGCGCGAAATACCTGTCTTCACCGGCAAAGACTTCGAATGGATCGGGCTTTACCGGCGCGACATGCTTCGCCCCGGCGGACGGTTTGCGGGCCCCGCAGTGGTCGCGCAGGACGACACGACCTTCGCAATTCCAGCCGGCGCACAGGTGGAGGTCGATCGCCACCTGAACCTGCACCTCACCTTCTCGGAGTAACAGCGCATGTTCGAC is part of the Rhizobium jaguaris genome and encodes:
- a CDS encoding ATP-binding cassette domain-containing protein, with the translated sequence MNDETYRVRMTGISKRYQTIQTLDDVSLTLKPGEVLGLVGDNGAGKSTLSKVLSGAVIPDSGSIEIDGETVVFASPADSRAARIEMVYQDLSLCDSVDVAGNIFLGREPRRRLLGFPFLDNKKMHDEARDMLERLGIVIADTRLKVENLSGGQRQSIAIGRAASFNPSVLIMDEPTAALAVAEVEAVLELIKAVSARGVSVILITHRLQDLFLVCDRIQVMYEGRNVAERRIEDTSIEEVVNLIVGRKFEARSAGHRKDQGAQA
- a CDS encoding ABC transporter permease; this translates as MTTSSSTAHVPAAATSRARVHKSRWRDKVMSNGSIVSIALFFFVVCVFFSVFTSAFLTAPNLLNIIRQSAPLLIVAASMTFVITTGGIDLSVGSVLALTATLSAASLQAGIAWPLVVVLMLILGGAVGALQGFFIAYERIPAFIVTLAGLSVVRGLALLITAGYSIPVEAESPFTAIGRAWFLGVPVPALIALLALVLAYITFNQTPFGRYVTGIGANAEAVRRAGVNTRFVTLCVYVLSGTAAAIAGIILAARLGSGSSNAGQGFELDVIAAVVLGGTSLFGGRGTILGTILGALTVAVIANGLILAHMSPFLTPIVTGAIILIAIWLNFRIFKGAVRSR
- a CDS encoding phosphotriesterase family protein; the protein is MDDLFETQPSERAAIGVASGTTMTVLGPVPVDELGITLMHEHILLDGARTWKCPCHPEERLIAEQKVNIEIVGELRMNPYMNRDNVSLDDSDLALTELKKFQALGGHTVIEATNIGIGRDPKKLSRISRMSGMKIIMGTGFYLQHTHPDWLKDMDLDAVTEFIVNDVGGSAVQPEIMAGIIGEVGVSKDFTSEELKSLRASARASRITGLPLSIHLPGWERLAHKVLDVVEEEGADLRHTILCHMNPSHNDLAYQKSLAERGAFLEYDMIGMDYYYADQDAQSPSDEENARAIRSLIDMGFVDRLLLSQDVFLKIMLTRYGGFGYGYILKHFVPRLRRHGVEQAAIDQMLTDNPKSVFSAA
- a CDS encoding glutamine amidotransferase — encoded protein: MSKKKILLAGESWVSTATHIKGFDQFPTVTYHTGADELLAALKNSDFDVTFMPAHEAQRDFPQTIEALSAYDAVVLSDIGANTLLLHPDTWIHSKTTPNRLRLLRDYVRNGGGLLMFGGYYSFQGINGGARYRKTPVEEVLPVECLSVDDRVEVPEGFAPIVTGDESHPILAGLGKDWPVLLGFNEVVVKDDAEVLATVSSDYGSLPLLVTGRYGKGRTVAWTSDVGPHWLPPGFIAWSGYKTLFEQMLAFATSKD
- a CDS encoding ribokinase codes for the protein MPVRVVGNVCIDTTFRVDRFPQPGETLNARGHADGVGGKGANQAVAAARTGADVRFFAAVGTDLAAAFIREQLKGEFDLRHLSEKPLPSDRSTIVVNRDGENLIISGIDCAADFDPLRETGLLTVLAHGDILVMQGNLRSTVTDACLRAAKAAGATTILNPSPLSGEAVDLAAVDIVIVNQGEAFEITGDPDPERAARDLVRRGAKAAIVTLGAAGCLLLEDGAVDQIPAVKVVVVDTSGAGDVFCGCLAGYLTKGWTLAQSARAAVAAAALAVGRPGTLEACPSRAELTKIMNTVEAESL
- a CDS encoding BtpA/SgcQ family protein, coding for MTPSQKPVGQASNDALLSLFGRTKVVIGVVHLAPLPGAPRYNGEAVEAIYQRGLDDARAYLHGGCDSVIVENHGDIPFSKPDDIGPETAAYMSVVSDRIRRELGRPIGINVLANAAIPALSIASASGAGFVRVNQWANAYVANEGFVEGEAARAMRFRAKLRANGIRIFADAHVKHGAHAIVADRPVEEQVKDLVFFDADAVIATGQRTGHAADLSYIGMIKEAAGLPTLVGSGVTPENANDILDIVDGVIVASSLKHDGVWWNAVDPKRVESFIAGLRR
- a CDS encoding Zn-dependent hydrolase; this translates as MRLTPEINGERLLRRLSDFAEIGGTSVGGVNRQALSKEDCAARHLLADLATARGFKVFQDPIANLFLRREGRNPAQPPMLVGSHLDSQPTGGRFDGALGTLAAFEVLEALEDAGYDTEAAIEVVAWTNEEGSRFAPGVMGSMAFVGAAHPHDFQSLTASDGAYFTEELGATLAALPLAEMRPLGTPISAYLELHIEQGPSLEREGLAAGVVTAVQGTRWLTVTFLGNAGHAGTTSLGYRRDPMVAATLALSRLQASIMPQDEDARLTVGRFSAHPGSINAIPDKVTFTVDIRHPDAASVTSIDAKVRAACEEAALSQRCSVEITTSFDMPPGSFSKIMTDRIEAAAQALGLSYKRMISGAFHDALFVARVAPAAMIFVPCRDGISHNEAEYVEPTDIINGARLLLEATLKSAR
- a CDS encoding type II toxin-antitoxin system Phd/YefM family antitoxin, with protein sequence MKEIQLKDAKATLSAVVDRAVAGEPTVITRHGRKEAVLVSFEEWERVSRVPDFADLLLAFPGETGDIPQRSRKPARALRESGL
- a CDS encoding PIN domain-containing protein, which gives rise to MYLLDTNIVSADAPTKRHVGAEAFAAWMRAHGDRLYLSTITIAEIEAGIARAVRIEATTKAQNLRRWLDAVEHFYAGRILPFGVEEARHAGLILDRARGHDPGFEDIAIAATAAAHGLTVLTANERHFEPLGVSLANPLKQLPTMQ
- a CDS encoding NAD(P)/FAD-dependent oxidoreductase, with the protein product MDAIVLGGGLMGAASTYFLARRGVRVTLVERNRVGSGATVASFGNIRRSGRYIPQLALARRSLALWGEASKMLDRDVEFRATGHLRLIFSQAGLDEMRSFAKAARPWGVDLEELEPKEIRSRFPGLGPEAIAASFSPEDGSGNPRLIAPAFADAARRLGAKIVEEADVPAITRTAFGFKIETSKGDYAAEALLNTAGAWGARIAAQFGENVPIVAKGPQMGVTEPLPHRILPVVGVWAHDHGGGYLRQVERGNIIFGGGAERTDVSLDTGYAKADPARLPRQLRALLPLLPILADVAVIRTWSGCEGYVGDGLPVIGPSATTPGLFHAFGFCGHGFQLGPGVGDVMAEVMSTGRTDVFLDDFRINRF
- a CDS encoding hydantoinase/oxoprolinase family protein, coding for MASMTASATSNLDQQDWKIGVDIGGTFIDFCALETRSGRVASLKVLTTPDDPGAELMTGLSLLGEREGLDPAGISRFVHGTTVGINTVIQRRGVSLALLTNAGFEDVIELARLRMPDVYSLFCARPDQLISRDMIFGIAVRLRADGSEAQAPDMESVAKAAVAAKAKGASGIIVSFLHSWRSDAQEAAVKAKIGEVAPDLFVFTSSEVWPVIREYERTTTAILNGYVHPRVSGYLTALEEKLASRGVAAPALLTKSNGGVMNAAEGKRSCVQMLLSGTASGVIGAAWLARRAGEKHILTLDIGGTSADFALIIDGEPQFGSGELIGEFPLHIPSVSVSSIGIGGGSIASVDAQGVLRVGPESAGSTPGPACYGRGGMQATVTDAMAVCGWLGHSQMAYGQLQIDVGLARAAVTRLAELIGRTVEEAAQAILDIAISEMFVEVEKLASRAGVDLREFTLMPFGGGGPMLGAFLAREFRMAKVIGPPRPGVVSALGGLVADLRGDFIRTIFTHLSDQAVLLLRAALEALSDEGRGWLKKQGNSGPAALNASADMRYVGQSFEIEVPIEVAWIANGDLGAMEHAFHVFHQRIYDFHDPDGEIEIVNLRLSAIGAGPTLEFPTAAPDLQTAIAPEREIPVFTGKDFEWIGLYRRDMLRPGGRFAGPAVVAQDDTTFAIPAGAQVEVDRHLNLHLTFSE